The genomic segment TTTCGCGCTCGGCATGAGCCTCGTCGCGTGCCGCGATGAGTGCGTCGAATTCCCCCTTGCTGAGCGTCACCGTATTCATCGCGAAATTAGACCAGAGGGCGCAGGGCCGGTTCACCCTGCTTGCAAATATTTCCGCTCCGGGTGGGGGCGCATCGCCGCCAGGTCGATGCCGGCCAATAGCCAGTGGAGTTGCTCAACGGTCAGCTCAACCACGGCGGCCTCCTTCGGCCACTTGAAACGATCCGCTTCCAGCCGTTTGATCATGAGCCAGAAGCCGTTACGATCCCACAGCAGGATCTTGATCCGATCCCGCCGGCGGTTGCTGAAGACGAACATGGCGGGGGCGAAGGGATCGAGTTCCAGTGCCTGCTCGACCAGAAGCGCCAGCCCGTTGATGGCCTTGCGCCCATCGACCGCTCCGCAGGTGAAGATAGACCTTCAGCCCTGGGGCGAACCGGAACATGGCAACCTGGACAGCCAGGTGAGCAATTGCGGCAGTTCGTGCTCGGTAAGCCCGCTCAGGTCGAGTCGGACGCCATTGGGCAGTGTAGCCCAAAGTCCTCCTCCGCCCTGGGGCGCCGCTACCTTCGCCCCGACAACGGGTATGAAGGCGGACGGCTGGGCCAGTATCGCCCCAGCGGACTCATGCTTCTTCCGGTAGCGGCCAATCCAGGTTCGCAACAGATTGGCATTGACTCCATGCTGCATCGCAAGCCGTGCCACTGATATCCCGGGCTGAAGACAGACTTCGACCAGATCCCGTTTCGCCTCCGGATCGTAACAGTTTCGACCGTCTTGTTTGCGCCCCACAACCAGGGGCCTCGATAACTCTGTGGTGTTCTCTGTCATAGGTGTCCACGTTCATCTACGTGGACACCATCATCCTCATTCACTACCCTCAGCGCCAGACGTGGTTTATTGAGCGCTTACGCTAAGAGTACTGATTGCGTCAGGCTTAGCACGATCTGTCCCTCTTGGTTCGTCAGCTTGCTGTGAAATTCTGCAACCCCTCGATCAGGCCTGGAGCGCGACGGACGGCATGACAAGCAATGCCCCTCAAGATGTAGCTGATCTCCCGGACGAACGGGATGAGGAAAGTTCATTTGCTGAATCGAAAGCGCGGCGAGCACAGCAAGCTGTTCCTGTCGTTGATGACACAGCTGCAAGTAAACTGCGTAGGTATGAGCGCCAGATGCGATTAAGCCCCCGTAGGGTGAATGCTTCGCCTTTATTGGGGCTACGTGCAAAGGCAGAGGATCCCACTGACGGGCAAAATCAATGATGGATGCCTCGCTAATCTTGATTGGGCCCACGCGATAGAGGTAGCCGGGTTGGATGTCATCCAGCCAAACCAGTTTCCGGCTGCTTATGGCCTCCCGCATGTTTCACCACTCATTATTCCAAGCAACGTTCGTTTCAAGGCTGGCTTGCTACTGGAGTATTAGGTTATGGCGTCAGAGCACCGCCATTGATATGTAACGTCTGGCCGGTGATATACCGTGACGCTTCAGAAAGGAGAAACAATATAGGCTCGCCACTTCGGCCGCAAGACCCAGGCGCCCAAGAGGAACCTGCTGTTTGTAGATGTCTGGATTGAGTCGCGGCTCTATATGCGGCCGCCCGGTCCCCCCAGTCATGAAACGAGTATCTATGCCACCGGGGGCCACACAATTAACCCGAATTCGCGGTGCATTTTCCTTGGCCAAGGTCTTGGTCAAGGAAACAATGGCGGCTTTGGCTGCACTGTAGGGGCCGTAACCAGGATTGCTGACATCGGCGAGACCCGATGACATATTGACAATCGCGGGCATATGCTCGGACTCATTGAGGTAAGGCATTGCTACCCGACATCCATTGAGCGTGGAACTAAAACTGGCTGAAAAAATCGCGTCCCATTCGGATAAGTGAAAATCATTGACAGAGGCTTTCTCCCCCATGTAGCCCGCCAAATTAACAAGTCCATCAAGCCCCCTTCAGCGCTGGACTAGGTAGTTCATTGCAGAGCTTAACTGAGCCTGATTAGTGGCATCCACCTCATGAAATACAACATCGCGTGGCAATGGGCATTCTAAGTTGGCCTGCGGCAGATCGAACACAGCGACTTTCAGCCCGTCACTCAAAGCCAGATCTACCAATGCCCGCCCGATTCCACCGCATCCCCCCAGCACCAACATACGATAGTTCTCTCGCGGAGAAAGTCTCAATGCCATGGAGAAGGCCCCCCCAAGGAAGCTGATTTAAAGCACATCAATCACCTCACCTACAACGCGATCTGCAGATTCCAAGGCACCTTCCATGCCCGCGAAAACAATAGAAGTATGCTCGCCTGCGAAAAACAGTCTGCTCATCGCCCTGGATTGATTTGCTGCAAAAGGTATACATTGCCCTGGCGCAAAATGCGAGTAGGCACCTCGATTAAACGGATCGCGCCCCCAACTGCGCGTTAGTTCATATCGCAGGGCACCTTTGGTGGAGGGACGGATCCTCGCCAGATCATCAATCACACTGCGAACCTGCTGCGCAGGTGGCATTTTGTCAAATTGTTGCGCCTGTGCTCCATCAATCCACACCGTTATATTTCGCGGAACCCGATGCTCATCCCGATTAACGAAGACCCGTTCAATGAGACTATCTGTCCACATACTGATGGGCAGACCATCCTCTTCCCAGAAGGGCCTCTGGATATGAAAATGGAGTTGAGTAATTGCCGTATAGGGCATGGTGTCAATGGCCGTCTGTAGAATCCCTTCTGGCTTTGGATCAATGCGAATTGAGCGCAACACAGAATAGGGCAGCGTCGAAATGACGACCTTTCCCTTGAGCGTCCTACCATCGTTGCAGTGAACTACTCCACCGTGATCATCACAGCGGATCGCCTTGACCCGCGTATTCAACATAATCGTCCCTTGGACAGCTTTGGCCATCGCGTCCGGTAAGCGCGAATTTCCACCCGATGCTCGCAACAGTTCTAGCTTTCCCGTGCCAGGATCTCGGCCACCGTGCTTGCGGCGATAGTGTTCGCGTATCGCCCAAAGTGCCGAGGTTGTCGCCAAATCATTGGTATTGGGAGAAATGTTCATCAAACGCAGGGCTTCCTCATCGGCGCCTCGGCTGATGAGAAAGTCCTTCAAACTAGTTTGGTCCAGGGACTGATGTCGTGAGTCAGTCCAGTCAGTTCGTGAGGTTAGGACGTTATCCCCGTCAATGAAGCTGGAAATCAGAGCCATCGGCAAGGTTTTTTTTCTCGCCTCCGGTAACTTGTTGGCCTTTGATGTGGCCCACTCCGAGCCCTTAATCAGGCTGCCACCAATGGACATCACACTGCTCATATCTGATGTATCCAGAGGCTCCAATGGCACGTTGAGCTGTTTTGCCCAGCCTTTGAATCGGGCATAATCACCTGCAACAATCTGCCCACCTGCATCCGTCACGGCACCCATTTGTCCAAGGGTCCAGACACGCCCCCCAACACGATCACGGGCCTCTACCATGCCGACTCGGAATCCCAACATTTCAAGTTGCAAAGCACATGAAAGGCCCGATAGGCCGGCGCCAATGATGACAGCATCAAACTCCTGGTGCCGCGTTTTAGCCCAAGACGGCAGAGCAAGAGAAAGTCCACCGGCTGCGATGCCCTGAATGATGCGGCGCCGAACTGGATCAGCGCTCATGGTTAGCGCCCTCCTTCGTTGGTAGCTGCCGTAACTTGCTTTTCCATATTCCGTCGCATCTTGTACATATCCACTTGCCTCATGCCTTTGCCACGACTGGCAGCAAAGTCCTCCGCCGAATAGGCTAAAAATTCGTTAGGCACAACCGTCTCATTCAAGGATCGGATCAGATAATTGGCGATACCCGCTAGTTCAATATCCTCGATTTGCGAGAACGATGGCATCAGTCCACTAAAGCGTTCCCCCCCTACCTCAATCAAACCCACCAGACCATAGAGCATTACGCGAGGAATGTATTCCCGCCCGCCAGGAAGCAGAGTCCTCGCCCCCAAACTGCTCGACTTGTGAATCGTCAAGGGGGGGGCCAATCCAGTCAAACCAACGCCACCAACCTGATGACAGGATGCGCAATGCTTAAGAAAACTTTGTTCTCCCGGAGAATCGGCAGCCAGGGCGCCAAGCGGCAGAAGCCCCAGCATGACCGCCATTCCCGCAATCAAGCAACAATTTAGGAAATACATATCAAATTCAGCTCCGTCACTGGGCGACGCCGGATGCGGCGTCACCCATCAAATCACTTGGGGTTCGGGCCTGGCAACTGACCTGTCTGTTTGAGCTTTTTGTAATAGCTCCAGCTGGTTTCATTGGGGGTTACGAACTCTTTAGGGGCCTGGGTATAGGCGGAAAAATTCTTCAGAGTGAATTCGCGCACTTCTGCGGGAAGTTCGTCAAAGCTTTTTAATTTTTTTCCATTGCCGCTGTAAATCAAGTAACCGGGCCGTTGCCCCATCTTCATCCAAGGCAGCCAAGGGCCCGTGCGGAACCATGCATAATGGACCGGGGTCGTGGTTGTCTTGTCACTGACCACATCTTTTGGATTTGCAAAATAGAGGAAATGCTCCGACGCCAGATAGGTCGTTCCGGTGGACTCCATCTCAAACTCCGCTCCCTGCAGGGCATTCGGATACCTCAAGGGAATATCCCATTGCAGCGTGGCAACCTCCCCCTTGATCACGAAGTTTTCGAAGGGCCCCTTTTCGTTGGGCTTGGGCGAAGGAAAGCTGGCATTGACCGGATCATTGGCCACCTGTACTACGTCCACTTCCTCACCAATATAGGGATTCAGCCACTTGCCGATGATCTTGCCGGTTTTAACATCCTGGTAA from the Denitratisoma oestradiolicum genome contains:
- the tnpB gene encoding IS66 family insertion sequence element accessory protein TnpB (TnpB, as the term is used for proteins encoded by IS66 family insertion elements, is considered an accessory protein, since TnpC, encoded by a neighboring gene, is a DDE family transposase.) codes for the protein MFTCGAVDGRKAINGLALLVEQALELDPFAPAMFVFSNRRRDRIKILLWDRNGFWLMIKRLEADRFKWPKEAAVVELTVEQLHWLLAGIDLAAMRPHPERKYLQAG
- the tnpA gene encoding IS66-like element accessory protein TnpA translates to MGRKQDGRNCYDPEAKRDLVEVCLQPGISVARLAMQHGVNANLLRTWIGRYRKKHESAGAILAQPSAFIPVVGAKVAAPQGGGGLWATLPNGVRLDLSGLTEHELPQLLTWLSRLPCSGSPQG
- a CDS encoding MaoC/PaaZ C-terminal domain-containing protein, whose amino-acid sequence is MREAISSRKLVWLDDIQPGYLYRVGPIKISEASIIDFARQWDPLPLHVAPIKAKHSPYGGLIASGAHTYAVYLQLCHQRQEQLAVLAALSIQQMNFPHPVRPGDQLHLEGHCLSCRPSRSRPDRGVAEFHSKLTNQEGQIVLSLTQSVLLA
- a CDS encoding NAD-dependent epimerase/dehydratase family protein, with product MALRLSPRENYRMLVLGGCGGIGRALVDLALSDGLKVAVFDLPQANLECPLPRDVVFHEVDATNQAQLSSAMNYLVQR
- a CDS encoding flavin monoamine oxidase family protein, with translation MSADPVRRRIIQGIAAGGLSLALPSWAKTRHQEFDAVIIGAGLSGLSCALQLEMLGFRVGMVEARDRVGGRVWTLGQMGAVTDAGGQIVAGDYARFKGWAKQLNVPLEPLDTSDMSSVMSIGGSLIKGSEWATSKANKLPEARKKTLPMALISSFIDGDNVLTSRTDWTDSRHQSLDQTSLKDFLISRGADEEALRLMNISPNTNDLATTSALWAIREHYRRKHGGRDPGTGKLELLRASGGNSRLPDAMAKAVQGTIMLNTRVKAIRCDDHGGVVHCNDGRTLKGKVVISTLPYSVLRSIRIDPKPEGILQTAIDTMPYTAITQLHFHIQRPFWEEDGLPISMWTDSLIERVFVNRDEHRVPRNITVWIDGAQAQQFDKMPPAQQVRSVIDDLARIRPSTKGALRYELTRSWGRDPFNRGAYSHFAPGQCIPFAANQSRAMSRLFFAGEHTSIVFAGMEGALESADRVVGEVIDVL
- a CDS encoding c-type cytochrome; its protein translation is MAVMLGLLPLGALAADSPGEQSFLKHCASCHQVGGVGLTGLAPPLTIHKSSSLGARTLLPGGREYIPRVMLYGLVGLIEVGGERFSGLMPSFSQIEDIELAGIANYLIRSLNETVVPNEFLAYSAEDFAASRGKGMRQVDMYKMRRNMEKQVTAATNEGGR
- a CDS encoding DUF1838 family protein, producing the protein MNSLRTYSLGLGVALAMIGTSAHALDLKKAEDAQLAMLKITGDISGKDVFKDWTTNIFAVVPGEAPKLILRMQGYNVLRLEKQKDGSWKSMSREVSYYQDVKTGKIIGKWLNPYIGEEVDVVQVANDPVNASFPSPKPNEKGPFENFVIKGEVATLQWDIPLRYPNALQGAEFEMESTGTTYLASEHFLYFANPKDVVSDKTTTTPVHYAWFRTGPWLPWMKMGQRPGYLIYSGNGKKLKSFDELPAEVREFTLKNFSAYTQAPKEFVTPNETSWSYYKKLKQTGQLPGPNPK